One part of the Mycolicibacterium aromaticivorans JS19b1 = JCM 16368 genome encodes these proteins:
- a CDS encoding acyl-CoA dehydrogenase family protein, with protein sequence MDFNLNKEQELLRDGLGKFLATRYDLEKSRTAAKIGPGWQPEIWRALADDLGILGAAFPESVGGIGGGPVEIMVIAEELGRALVIEPFIDTVVVAGGLLQRADHPSAAALLERIADGSAIVVLAGTEPDNGDHAVSTTAVRADDEWVITGNKIVVTAAPLATHLLITARTSGEPADPHGVSLFLTEFDPAGPPPGVEVHGYRTIDDRRGADITFDGLRLPVDALLTEDAAGSLARARDEGAAAVCAEAVGSMRKVLSDTVEYCKQRQQFGQPIGTFQVLQHRMVDMYMELEQSVAAVYLAVLNLEAEPKVRARAVSAAKATIGRAARFIGQNAVQLHGGMGMTEELAIGHYFKRLTALQYEFGSTDEHRARYTKLTRP encoded by the coding sequence ATGGACTTCAACCTGAACAAAGAACAAGAGCTCCTGCGCGACGGCCTTGGCAAGTTCCTGGCCACCCGCTACGACCTCGAGAAGAGCCGCACCGCGGCCAAGATCGGACCAGGCTGGCAGCCCGAGATCTGGCGTGCTCTGGCAGACGACCTCGGCATCCTCGGCGCCGCCTTCCCGGAGTCGGTCGGCGGGATCGGCGGCGGCCCCGTCGAAATCATGGTGATCGCCGAGGAACTCGGCCGCGCACTGGTGATCGAGCCTTTCATCGACACCGTCGTGGTCGCCGGTGGCCTGCTGCAGCGCGCCGACCACCCCTCCGCTGCCGCGCTGTTGGAGCGCATCGCCGACGGCAGCGCGATCGTCGTCCTGGCCGGCACCGAGCCGGACAACGGTGACCACGCGGTGTCCACCACCGCGGTCCGCGCCGACGACGAGTGGGTCATCACCGGCAACAAGATCGTCGTCACCGCCGCACCGCTGGCCACCCATCTGCTGATCACCGCACGAACCTCAGGTGAACCCGCTGACCCGCATGGGGTTTCATTATTTCTCACCGAATTCGACCCCGCCGGCCCGCCGCCCGGAGTCGAGGTGCACGGCTACCGCACCATCGACGACCGGCGCGGAGCCGACATCACCTTCGACGGCCTGCGCCTGCCCGTTGACGCGCTGCTCACCGAGGACGCGGCCGGTTCGCTGGCCCGCGCTCGTGACGAAGGTGCGGCGGCGGTGTGCGCAGAGGCGGTCGGCAGCATGCGAAAAGTGTTGTCCGACACGGTCGAGTACTGCAAGCAACGCCAGCAGTTCGGTCAGCCGATCGGCACGTTCCAGGTTCTGCAACATCGCATGGTCGACATGTACATGGAGCTCGAGCAGTCCGTCGCCGCGGTCTACCTCGCGGTGCTGAACCTCGAGGCCGAGCCGAAGGTTCGGGCCCGGGCGGTCTCGGCGGCCAAAGCGACCATCGGGCGAGCCGCGCGGTTCATCGGCCAGAACGCCGTCCAACTCCACGGCGGCATGGGGATGACCGAGGAATTGG
- a CDS encoding ATP-binding protein, whose product MPPWRLRDYRDDDIDQAIQVWDQSRAPGSGEPVFTVAEVMAAARSGQPAVVAEVGDEVVAMAVAQTQGERAWILLVALGSRWRYRGIGSALLSDLERRLRAQGVRRICAVLPDGATGAAAMENSGYARREGLVYFEMVEHLGLDQANLLDELGGQFLPPGLFDEMAGMEQEKQIIERRIVDPLAHPDVAERYGVQPPKAVILFGPPGTGKTSFAKAISSRLGWPFVELFPSRLAATGNGGLAASLREAFAELAELDELVLFIDEVEEIATARSGASTAELGVTNELLKLIPAFRQKDNRLLVCATNAVHSLDSAFLRPGRFDYVIPVGPPDQPARRAVWQRYLGKALVHVDVDGLVGASEFFTPADIEFAARKGSQAAFEREMRHGLGQPATTEDYLFAIGEVRPTLTADMLAEFERGKTDFARV is encoded by the coding sequence ATGCCGCCATGGCGTTTGCGCGACTACCGCGACGACGACATCGACCAAGCGATCCAGGTGTGGGATCAGAGCCGTGCGCCCGGGTCGGGTGAGCCGGTGTTCACCGTTGCCGAGGTGATGGCCGCCGCGCGTTCCGGGCAGCCTGCCGTGGTCGCCGAAGTGGGCGACGAGGTGGTCGCCATGGCCGTGGCGCAAACCCAGGGCGAACGGGCCTGGATTCTGCTGGTCGCGCTCGGCTCGCGGTGGCGCTACCGCGGCATCGGCAGCGCTCTGCTCAGTGACCTGGAGCGACGGCTGCGTGCGCAGGGGGTGCGACGCATCTGCGCGGTGTTGCCCGACGGGGCCACCGGCGCGGCGGCGATGGAGAACTCCGGCTACGCCCGCCGGGAGGGTTTGGTCTATTTCGAGATGGTCGAGCATCTGGGCCTGGACCAGGCGAATCTACTCGACGAACTCGGCGGTCAGTTCCTGCCGCCCGGCCTGTTTGACGAGATGGCCGGCATGGAGCAGGAGAAGCAGATCATCGAGCGTCGCATCGTCGACCCGCTGGCGCACCCGGACGTCGCTGAGCGTTACGGGGTGCAGCCGCCGAAAGCGGTGATCCTGTTCGGACCGCCCGGAACCGGGAAGACGAGCTTCGCGAAGGCGATCTCGTCGCGGCTCGGATGGCCGTTCGTGGAACTCTTCCCGTCGCGACTGGCAGCCACCGGCAACGGTGGGCTGGCGGCCTCGCTGCGGGAGGCGTTCGCCGAACTGGCTGAACTCGACGAACTGGTGTTGTTCATCGACGAGGTGGAGGAGATCGCGACCGCACGCTCCGGCGCGAGCACCGCCGAGTTGGGCGTCACCAACGAACTGCTGAAGCTGATCCCGGCTTTCCGGCAGAAGGACAACCGGCTTCTGGTGTGCGCCACCAACGCCGTCCACTCCCTGGACTCGGCGTTTCTGCGGCCCGGCCGTTTCGACTACGTCATCCCCGTCGGTCCGCCCGATCAGCCGGCCCGCCGGGCGGTGTGGCAGCGCTACCTCGGCAAGGCGCTGGTTCATGTCGACGTCGACGGTCTGGTCGGCGCCTCAGAGTTCTTCACCCCGGCCGACATCGAGTTCGCCGCGCGCAAGGGCTCGCAGGCCGCCTTCGAGCGCGAGATGCGCCACGGCCTCGGTCAGCCGGCCACCACCGAGGACTACCTGTTTGCGATCGGCGAGGTCAGGCCCACCCTGACCGCCGACATGCTGGCCGAATTCGAGCGCGGCA
- a CDS encoding carbon starvation CstA family protein: protein MAAPTGAPSEHMEETRGDVTYIRTDPELPPVAIVDRSPITLRHKLIFGAVAVLGAIAWAIIAFFRGETVNAVWFVIAAICTYVIGYRFYARLIEMKIVRPRDEHATPAEIFENGTDYMPTDRRVLFGHHFAAIAGAGPLVGPVLAMQMGYLPGTIWIILGAVFAGCVQDYLVLAISTRRRGRSLGQMARDELGAFGGAAAIIAVLAIMVILLAVLALVVVGALAESPWGVFSIAMTIPIAIFMGLYLRFLRPGRVSEVSVIGVALLLLAVASGGWVAGTDWGADWFTLSKVTLSWCIIIYGLAASVLPVWFLLAPRDYLSTFMKVGTIALLAVGILLARPIMAAPAVSKFAESGSGPVFAGSLFPFLFITIACGALSGFHSLISSGTTPKLLEKESQMRLIGYGGMLTESFVAIMALITAAILNQHLYFAINAPSAQTGTTAETAAKYVNGLGLSGAPITPAEINNAAASVGEHSIISRTGGAPTLAFGMSEVLHQVFGGPGLRAFWYHFAIMFEALFILTTVDAGTRVARFMLSDGLANLGGPFTRLRNPSWRVGAWLCSVLVVAGWGSILLMGVTDPLGGINTLFPLFGIANQLLAAIALTVVTVVVIKRGLLKWAWIPAIPLLWDLTVTLTASWQKIFSGDPKVGYWTQHFQYRAAAEAGKTAFGSAKNADQLHAVIRNTFIQGTLSIVFAAAVVIVFTAGVIVALRAVRGGAPPLSDDTAVPSKIFGPSGLISTSAEKEVQKEWDALPAQHAKSVGTSAH from the coding sequence GTGGCTGCACCGACCGGCGCGCCGTCGGAACACATGGAAGAGACCAGGGGCGACGTCACCTACATCCGCACCGACCCTGAGCTGCCGCCGGTGGCCATCGTCGACCGGTCACCGATCACGCTCCGGCACAAGCTGATCTTCGGTGCCGTCGCGGTCCTGGGCGCGATCGCATGGGCGATCATCGCGTTCTTCCGCGGCGAGACCGTCAACGCCGTGTGGTTCGTCATCGCCGCGATCTGCACCTACGTCATCGGATACCGGTTCTACGCCCGGCTCATCGAGATGAAGATCGTGCGCCCGCGCGACGAACACGCCACTCCCGCCGAGATCTTCGAGAACGGCACCGATTACATGCCCACCGACCGGCGGGTGCTGTTCGGTCACCACTTCGCGGCGATCGCAGGGGCGGGCCCGCTCGTCGGGCCCGTGCTGGCCATGCAGATGGGATATCTGCCCGGCACGATCTGGATCATCCTCGGCGCGGTCTTCGCCGGCTGCGTCCAGGACTATCTGGTGCTGGCGATCTCCACCCGCCGCCGCGGACGGTCACTTGGCCAGATGGCTCGCGACGAGCTCGGTGCCTTCGGCGGGGCGGCGGCAATCATCGCGGTGCTGGCCATCATGGTGATCCTGCTTGCGGTGCTCGCGCTGGTCGTGGTCGGCGCGCTCGCCGAGAGCCCATGGGGAGTGTTCTCCATCGCGATGACGATTCCGATCGCCATCTTCATGGGTCTCTACCTGCGTTTCCTGCGGCCGGGACGAGTCTCCGAAGTCTCCGTGATCGGCGTCGCCCTGCTGCTGCTCGCCGTCGCCAGCGGCGGATGGGTGGCCGGAACCGATTGGGGCGCAGACTGGTTCACCCTGTCCAAGGTCACCCTGTCGTGGTGCATCATCATCTACGGCCTTGCCGCCTCCGTGCTGCCGGTGTGGTTCCTGCTGGCGCCGCGCGATTACCTGTCGACGTTCATGAAGGTCGGCACCATCGCGCTGCTGGCGGTCGGCATTCTGCTGGCCCGGCCGATCATGGCAGCCCCGGCGGTGTCCAAGTTCGCCGAGAGCGGCTCCGGTCCGGTGTTCGCCGGTTCGCTGTTCCCGTTCCTCTTCATCACCATCGCCTGCGGCGCACTGTCGGGTTTCCACTCGCTGATCTCATCGGGCACCACACCCAAGCTTCTGGAGAAGGAAAGCCAGATGCGCTTGATCGGGTACGGCGGGATGCTCACCGAGTCATTCGTGGCGATCATGGCGTTGATCACCGCCGCCATCCTCAACCAGCACCTCTACTTCGCGATCAACGCGCCGTCCGCCCAGACCGGCACGACGGCCGAGACGGCAGCCAAGTACGTCAACGGTCTTGGCCTGTCCGGCGCCCCGATCACCCCGGCTGAGATCAACAACGCCGCCGCGAGTGTCGGTGAGCACTCGATCATTTCGCGCACAGGTGGGGCACCGACGCTGGCGTTCGGCATGTCCGAGGTGCTGCACCAGGTGTTCGGCGGACCGGGGCTGAGGGCGTTCTGGTACCACTTCGCGATCATGTTCGAGGCGCTCTTCATTCTGACCACCGTCGACGCAGGCACCCGTGTCGCCCGGTTCATGCTCTCCGACGGACTGGCCAACCTCGGCGGCCCGTTCACCCGGCTGCGCAATCCGAGCTGGCGGGTGGGGGCATGGCTCTGCAGTGTCCTGGTGGTCGCGGGCTGGGGTTCAATCCTGTTGATGGGGGTCACCGACCCGCTCGGCGGGATCAACACGCTGTTCCCACTGTTCGGCATCGCCAACCAGCTGCTTGCCGCGATCGCGCTGACCGTCGTTACCGTCGTGGTGATCAAGAGGGGCCTGCTGAAATGGGCGTGGATTCCGGCGATCCCGCTGCTGTGGGATTTGACGGTCACACTCACTGCGTCGTGGCAGAAGATCTTCTCCGGCGATCCCAAGGTGGGTTACTGGACTCAGCACTTCCAGTACCGCGCCGCCGCGGAGGCGGGCAAGACAGCGTTCGGATCGGCCAAGAACGCCGACCAGCTGCACGCCGTCATCCGCAACACCTTCATCCAAGGCACGCTGTCGATCGTGTTCGCCGCAGCGGTGGTCATCGTGTTCACCGCCGGCGTGATCGTGGCGTTGCGGGCCGTCCGGGGCGGCGCCCCCCCGCTGAGCGACGACACCGCGGTGCCGTCGAAAATCTTCGGGCCGTCCGGCCTGATCTCCACCTCGGCGGAGAAGGAGGTGCAGAAGGAATGGGACGCGCTACCCGCGCAGCACGCCAAATCCGTTGGTACGTCGGCGCATTGA
- a CDS encoding nucleoside/nucleotide kinase family protein has product MSAIEILTADVAGPLDTAPGRVLVGITGPPGAGKSTVAQALLGRFDGASYVPMDGFHLSNAVLEELGRRDRKGAPDTFDAAGYLAVLRRIVEEYGREDVYVPAFERRLDEPVAAGHVVPATSRLVFTEGNYLGLPDGAWAQVRPLLNRLYYVDCPARQRRVRLVRRHVEGGRAPEAAADWVDAVDEPNARLIATARPRCDLVVDGC; this is encoded by the coding sequence GTGTCCGCCATTGAAATACTCACCGCCGACGTCGCCGGGCCGCTCGACACGGCGCCGGGCCGGGTTCTGGTGGGCATCACCGGGCCGCCGGGCGCCGGGAAGTCGACGGTGGCGCAAGCGCTCTTGGGCCGTTTCGACGGCGCGTCCTACGTCCCGATGGACGGCTTTCATCTGTCCAATGCCGTGCTCGAGGAGTTGGGTCGACGTGACCGCAAAGGCGCGCCCGACACGTTCGACGCCGCCGGTTATCTTGCCGTCCTGCGTCGCATCGTCGAGGAGTACGGCCGTGAAGATGTCTATGTGCCTGCCTTCGAGCGTCGCCTCGACGAACCGGTGGCCGCGGGTCATGTGGTGCCCGCGACCAGTCGGCTGGTGTTCACCGAAGGCAACTATCTGGGTTTGCCCGACGGGGCATGGGCGCAGGTGCGGCCGCTGCTGAACCGGCTGTACTACGTGGACTGCCCGGCGCGGCAGCGGCGGGTGCGGTTGGTCCGGCGGCACGTCGAGGGCGGTCGCGCCCCGGAGGCCGCGGCGGACTGGGTGGACGCCGTGGACGAACCGAACGCCCGGCTGATCGCGACCGCAAGGCCGCGTTGCGATCTCGTCGTCGACGGCTGTTAG
- a CDS encoding acyl-CoA dehydrogenase family protein gives MDLSWSAKDLEFQDEVRAFLDEKLTPELRQAGRLMTSVYADHEASMAWQAILHERGWAAPAWPVEHGGCDWTLTQHYIFSRESTLAGAPALSPMGISMVAHAIIAYGTPEQKDYFLPRILTGEVFFCQGYSEPEAGSDLASLSMSAVRDGDDLVCTGSKIWTTHAGEANWIFALVRTSRTGRKQQGITFVLIDMSTPGIEIRPLVMTSGEQVQNQLFFDGVRVPTSNVIGQIDDGWTVAKYLLEFERGGGATAPGLQAMARAIATAATEQPGPDGGRLIDNPAFAAKLADVGIRAEVLEILEFRVLTTVAEGGHPGAASSMLKILSTELSQAITELAMEAAGPHGRAYQPHATKPGGPVADFEPPSDGYVSGQPWQAVAPLRYFNDRAGSIYAGSNEIQRNILAKATLGL, from the coding sequence ATGGACCTGTCGTGGTCGGCGAAAGATCTTGAGTTCCAAGACGAGGTGCGGGCGTTCCTCGACGAGAAGCTCACCCCTGAACTGCGGCAGGCCGGCCGGCTGATGACCAGCGTCTACGCCGACCACGAGGCCAGCATGGCCTGGCAAGCGATCCTCCACGAGCGGGGCTGGGCCGCTCCGGCGTGGCCGGTCGAACACGGCGGCTGCGACTGGACCCTGACCCAGCACTACATCTTCAGCCGCGAGTCGACTCTCGCCGGGGCTCCGGCGCTGTCGCCGATGGGGATCTCGATGGTCGCGCACGCCATCATCGCCTACGGCACGCCTGAGCAGAAGGACTACTTCCTCCCCCGCATCCTCACCGGCGAGGTCTTCTTCTGCCAGGGCTATTCCGAACCCGAGGCCGGCTCGGACCTGGCGTCGCTGTCGATGTCGGCGGTGCGGGACGGCGATGACCTGGTCTGCACGGGCAGCAAGATCTGGACCACCCATGCCGGCGAGGCCAACTGGATTTTCGCCCTCGTTCGCACCTCTCGTACGGGCCGCAAGCAGCAGGGCATCACCTTCGTGCTCATCGACATGAGCACTCCGGGCATCGAGATCCGGCCGCTGGTGATGACCTCCGGCGAGCAGGTACAGAACCAGCTCTTCTTCGACGGGGTGCGGGTGCCTACATCGAACGTGATCGGCCAGATCGACGACGGCTGGACGGTGGCCAAGTATCTGCTCGAGTTCGAACGCGGCGGCGGCGCGACGGCACCGGGGCTGCAGGCGATGGCCCGGGCCATCGCCACGGCGGCGACCGAGCAGCCCGGGCCCGACGGCGGCCGGCTGATCGACAACCCGGCATTCGCCGCCAAGCTCGCCGATGTCGGGATCCGCGCGGAGGTACTCGAGATCCTCGAATTCCGGGTCCTGACAACGGTCGCCGAAGGCGGCCACCCGGGCGCGGCGTCGTCGATGCTGAAGATCCTGTCCACCGAACTCTCGCAGGCGATCACCGAGCTGGCGATGGAAGCGGCCGGCCCGCACGGCCGGGCATACCAGCCGCACGCCACCAAGCCGGGCGGTCCGGTCGCCGACTTCGAGCCTCCATCAGACGGTTACGTCAGCGGCCAGCCGTGGCAGGCGGTGGCGCCGCTGCGGTACTTCAACGACCGGGCCGGCTCGATCTACGCGGGCAGCAACGAAATTCAGCGCAATATTCTGGCCAAAGCGACCCTGGGGCTGTAA
- a CDS encoding CstA-like transporter-associated (seleno)protein has translation MGDSHYRRYVEHHARTHPGEPVLSEAQYWRKRHSDADANPSARCC, from the coding sequence ATGGGCGATAGTCACTACCGCCGCTACGTCGAGCATCACGCCCGCACCCACCCGGGTGAGCCGGTTCTGAGCGAGGCGCAGTACTGGCGCAAGCGGCACAGCGACGCTGACGCCAACCCGAGCGCCCGCTGCTGCTAA